One segment of Candidatus Cloacimonadota bacterium DNA contains the following:
- the recG gene encoding ATP-dependent DNA helicase RecG, producing MAFQLQDNIQFVPGVGPKRAKLLNKLGIKTVKDLLFYFPRDYLSKVSGKRIADLKINDMASVRGHITGFESKGNKYHKHPFTVFISDGTGYLILMWFRPTPWLVEQFEVGKEIIILGKIQYYYNKLCVIHPDFEIVQDKEKKSFWVDQDILPLYPLTEGISNKTLRKIMRTVLSQELMLDETIPQYIRDDKQLLPLNDALYKIHIPENDEDIKNARKRFVFEELFFLELMLARKKVNWHKASGYSMELMRTYTTKLRESLPFTLTHAQKRVLNEIVEDMKSPHQMNRLLQGDVGSGKTIISIFAMLLAIENGFQAAIMAPTEILATQHYFSLREFLENFGLRVELLLGGTYAGKNEIKAAIERGDVHIAIGTHSLIQKDVNFKKLSMIVIDEQHRFGVMQRLTLTQKGHTPDKLIMSATPIPRSLALTVYGDLDVSVIDELPPHKKEIYTNWISSSKKAQVYDFIRKQLKQGRQVYVVCPLVEESEKSDLRDATNTYKELQSTVFKEYSVGLLHGRMTNQGKDQIMQDFKAHAIDVLVSTTVIEVGIDLPNATIMMIEHAERFGLSQLHQLRGRVGRGAYKSYCVLVAYEPISEEAMIRLNTMKETNDGFKISEVDLELRGPGEFFGTKQSGLPAFRIANIVRDRPILEDARKLAFSIIQNDYNLDDEKNRELNEKYKKYYLKRERLFSY from the coding sequence GTGGCATTCCAGTTGCAAGATAATATACAATTCGTTCCGGGGGTAGGACCGAAACGTGCTAAGCTTCTCAATAAGCTGGGTATTAAAACCGTAAAAGACCTTCTTTTTTACTTTCCAAGAGATTATCTCAGCAAGGTATCAGGAAAAAGAATCGCTGACCTGAAGATCAATGACATGGCAAGTGTGAGAGGACATATTACTGGATTCGAATCAAAAGGTAATAAATATCATAAACATCCGTTCACAGTTTTTATCTCTGACGGCACCGGCTACCTGATCTTGATGTGGTTTCGTCCAACTCCCTGGCTCGTGGAACAATTTGAAGTTGGCAAAGAGATAATCATTCTTGGAAAAATTCAGTATTACTATAACAAATTATGCGTCATACATCCTGATTTTGAGATTGTGCAGGATAAGGAGAAAAAGAGTTTCTGGGTCGACCAGGATATTCTACCGCTTTATCCTCTGACAGAAGGAATTTCGAACAAAACACTCAGAAAAATAATGCGGACAGTTCTTTCACAGGAATTGATGCTAGATGAAACAATTCCTCAGTATATCAGGGATGATAAACAACTCTTGCCCCTCAACGATGCTCTCTATAAAATTCACATTCCTGAAAATGATGAAGATATTAAGAACGCACGAAAACGATTTGTCTTTGAAGAACTCTTCTTCCTCGAACTGATGCTTGCTCGTAAAAAGGTAAACTGGCATAAAGCCTCCGGTTATTCGATGGAGTTAATGAGAACCTATACGACTAAACTAAGAGAATCGCTACCCTTTACGTTAACACACGCCCAAAAACGTGTTCTCAATGAGATTGTTGAAGACATGAAATCTCCTCATCAAATGAACCGGCTTCTTCAAGGAGATGTTGGATCGGGTAAAACGATCATCTCGATCTTTGCTATGCTTCTGGCAATCGAAAATGGCTTCCAGGCAGCAATTATGGCACCGACAGAGATTCTTGCTACACAACACTATTTTTCTTTACGAGAATTTCTTGAGAATTTTGGACTTCGTGTTGAACTCCTTTTGGGAGGAACATACGCAGGAAAAAATGAGATTAAAGCAGCAATCGAGAGAGGTGATGTTCATATTGCGATCGGCACCCATTCACTTATTCAAAAAGACGTGAATTTTAAAAAACTCAGCATGATCGTTATCGATGAGCAGCACAGATTCGGAGTGATGCAGCGTCTAACCTTAACTCAAAAAGGGCACACACCAGACAAACTGATCATGAGTGCCACACCAATTCCGCGATCACTTGCACTTACGGTTTATGGCGATCTCGATGTCAGCGTCATCGATGAATTGCCACCTCATAAAAAAGAAATCTATACAAACTGGATTTCCTCAAGTAAAAAAGCACAGGTATATGATTTTATTAGAAAACAGCTCAAGCAAGGTCGGCAGGTCTATGTGGTCTGTCCACTTGTAGAAGAATCTGAGAAATCGGATTTGAGGGATGCAACGAATACCTATAAAGAATTGCAGAGCACTGTTTTTAAAGAATATTCGGTCGGACTTCTCCACGGCAGAATGACGAACCAGGGAAAAGATCAGATCATGCAGGATTTCAAAGCGCATGCCATCGATGTACTTGTTTCAACGACTGTCATCGAAGTTGGCATTGACCTACCAAATGCAACCATTATGATGATCGAGCATGCAGAAAGATTCGGGCTATCTCAACTCCATCAGCTTCGTGGACGTGTGGGACGGGGTGCTTATAAATCTTATTGTGTACTTGTGGCTTACGAACCGATAAGCGAAGAGGCAATGATACGGCTTAATACAATGAAAGAGACGAATGATGGATTTAAAATCTCAGAAGTAGATCTTGAATTACGTGGTCCCGGAGAATTTTTTGGAACCAAACAGTCAGGTTTACCTGCTTTTAGGATTGCAAATATTGTTCGTGATCGACCAATCCTCGAAGATGCGAGAAAGCTGGCTTTCAGTATTATCCAAAACGATTATAACTTGGATGATGAAAAGAACAGGGAATTGAACGAGAAGTATAAGAAATATTATCTTAAAAGGGAGCGGCTTTTCAGTTATTGA